A DNA window from Eriocheir sinensis breed Jianghai 21 chromosome 22, ASM2467909v1, whole genome shotgun sequence contains the following coding sequences:
- the LOC127002296 gene encoding mucin-19-like, translating into MSGGMNEETGMSGGINEETGMFGGINEETGMFGGINEETGMSGGINEKTGMSGGMNEKTGMSGGINEKTGMSGGINEKTGMSGGINEKTGMSGGINEETGMSGGINEKTGMSGGINEKTGMSGGINEKTGMSGGINEKTGMSGGINEKTGMSGGINEKTGMSGGINEETGMSGGMNEKTGMSGGINEKTGMSGGINEETGMSGGINEKTGMSGGINEKTGMSGGINEKTGMSGGINEKTGMSGGMNEETGMSGGINEKTGMSGGINEETGMFGGINEETGMSGGINEKTGMSGGINEKTGMSGGMNEETGMSGGMNEKTGMSGGINEKTGMSGGMNEETGMFGGINEETGMSGGMNEETGMSGGINEETGMSGGMNEETGMSGGINEETGMSGGINEKTGMSGGINEGTGMFGGINEETGMSGGINEGTGMSGGINEKTGMSGGMNEETGMSGGINEKTGMSGGINEETGMSGGINEKTGMSGGINEETGMSGGINEKTGMSGGINEETGMSGGINEKTGMSGGINEETGMSGGINEKTGMSGGINEKTGICLCGL; encoded by the coding sequence ATGTCtggaggaatgaatgaggaaacTGGAATGTCTggaggaataaatgaggaaaCTGGAATGTTTggaggaataaatgaggaaaCTGGAATGTTTggaggaataaatgaggaaaCTGGAATGTCTggaggaataaatgagaaaacTGGAATGTCtggaggaatgaatgagaaaacTGGAATGTCTggaggaataaatgagaaaacTGGAATGTCTggaggaataaatgagaaaacTGGGATGTCTggaggaataaatgagaaaacTGGAATGTCTggaggaataaatgaggaaaCTGGAATGTCTggaggaataaatgagaaaacTGGGATGTCTggaggaataaatgagaaaacTGGAATGTCTggaggaataaatgagaaaacTGGAATGTCTggaggaataaatgagaaaacTGGGATGTCTggaggaataaatgagaaaacTGGAATGTCTggaggaataaatgagaaaacTGGAATGTCTggaggaataaatgaggaaaCTGGAATGTCtggaggaatgaatgagaaaacTGGAATGTCTGGAGGAATAAACGAGAAAACTGGAATGTCTggaggaataaatgaggaaaCTGGAATGTCTGGAGGAATAAACGAGAAAACTGGAATGTCTGGAGGAATAAACGAGAAAACTGGAATGTCTGGAGGAATAAACGAGAAAACTGGAATGTCTGGAGGAATAAACGAGAAAACTGGAATGTCtggaggaatgaatgaggaaacTGGAATGTCTGGAGGAATAAACGAGAAAACTGGAATGTCTggaggaataaatgaggaaaCTGGAATGTTTggaggaataaatgaggaaaCTGGAATGTCTGGAGGAATAAACGAGAAAACTGGAATGTCTGGAGGAATAAACGAGAAAACTGGAATGTCtggaggaatgaatgaggaaacTGGAATGTCtggaggaatgaatgagaaaacTGGAATGTCTGGAGGAATAAACGAGAAAACTGGAATGTCtggaggaatgaatgaggaaacTGGAATGTTTggaggaataaatgaggaaaCTGGAATGTCtggaggaatgaatgaggaaacTGGAATGTCTggaggaataaatgaggaaaCTGGAATGTCtggaggaatgaatgaggaaacTGGAATGTCTggaggaataaatgaggaaaCTGGAATGTCTGGAGGAATAAACGAGAAAACTGGAATGTCTGGAGGAATAAATGAGGGAACTGGAATGTTTggaggaataaatgaggaaaCTGGAATGTCTGGAGGAATAAATGAGGGAACTGGAATGTCTGGAGGAATAAACGAGAAAACTGGAATGTCtggaggaatgaatgaggaaacTGGAATGTCTGGAGGAATAAACGAGAAAACTGGAATGTCTggaggaataaatgaggaaaCTGGAATGTCTGGAGGAATAAACGAGAAAACTGGAATGTCTggaggaataaatgaggaaaCTGGAATGTCTGGAGGAATAAACGAGAAAACTGGAATGTCTggaggaataaatgaggaaaCTGGAATGTCTGGAGGAATAAACGAGAAAACTGGAATGTCTggaggaataaatgaggaaaCTGGAATGTCTGGAGGAATAAACGAGAAAACTGGAATGTCTGGAGGAATAAACGAGAAAACTGGAATTTGCTTGTGTGGTTTGTAG